In a single window of the Nocardiopsis composta genome:
- a CDS encoding class I SAM-dependent methyltransferase yields MTEQTWNAELYDTRHSFVAAHGGDLLDLLAVRPGERVLDAGCGTGEHAARLREAGAAVVGVDASPEMIGRARSRFPGLDLRVADLRSLGLGGFDAVLSNAVLHWIPEADRAAASLAAALRPGGRLVAELGGAGNIAAIDAGARAVRAERGLPDAPSPWYFPGPQEYTGVLERAGLQVTGALLFDRPTRLEGRDGLAQWLRMFGAHLLDGAGDQEAFCAAVADRVRGDLYRDGAWWADYRRLRVTAVLPGRPRRSSRSPLR; encoded by the coding sequence ATGACCGAACAGACCTGGAATGCGGAGCTCTACGACACCAGGCACTCCTTCGTCGCCGCCCACGGGGGCGACCTGCTGGACCTGCTCGCGGTGCGCCCCGGGGAGCGGGTGCTGGACGCAGGGTGCGGCACCGGCGAGCACGCGGCGCGGCTCCGGGAGGCCGGGGCCGCGGTCGTCGGGGTCGACGCCAGCCCCGAGATGATCGGCCGGGCGCGGAGCCGCTTCCCCGGCCTGGACCTGCGCGTGGCCGACCTGCGCTCGCTCGGCCTCGGCGGGTTCGACGCGGTGCTCAGCAACGCGGTGCTGCACTGGATCCCCGAGGCCGACCGGGCCGCCGCCTCGCTCGCCGCGGCGCTGCGCCCCGGCGGGCGGCTGGTCGCCGAGTTGGGCGGCGCCGGCAACATCGCGGCGATCGACGCCGGGGCGCGCGCCGTCCGCGCCGAGCGGGGGCTGCCCGACGCCCCCTCGCCGTGGTACTTCCCCGGACCGCAGGAGTACACCGGCGTCCTGGAACGGGCGGGCCTCCAGGTCACCGGCGCCCTGCTGTTCGACCGGCCCACCCGATTGGAGGGCCGGGACGGCCTGGCCCAGTGGCTGCGCATGTTCGGCGCCCACCTGCTCGACGGGGCCGGCGACCAGGAGGCGTTCTGCGCGGCGGTGGCCGACCGGGTCCGCGGCGACCTGTACCGGGACGGCGCCTGGTGGGCCGACTACCGCCGGCTGCGGGTGACCGCCGTCCTACCGGGCCGACCCCGCCGGAGCAGCCGCTCGCCTCTCCGCTGA
- a CDS encoding MFS transporter, producing the protein MSNTSAGTAPAAAPDAARRRSAVGLLSLSHLVDDMYQGAVPALLPFFVLHQGYGYAAATGIVFAATVLSSVAQPLFGMAADRWRVHWPAPAGLLLAGLGVGLSGLGDSYWWTWTAIALSGLGVAAYHPVAASAVRAVVGPSAQGMSWFAVGGNIGLALGPVAVTPVVLSFGLAGTPLLAVPALVMAGVLAALGRSATGRRGRAAGGRGGGAGPADDWSAFARLTGVVVLRSVMMFGTTSLLGLSLIDRFGFGEAQAGWALTGFLAVGAAATVTGGWIADRWARTRAVRIGYAIALPSAVLLAAAPAAWAALLAAAGLAAGIFLPFAVQTTLGQSYLPTRVGTASGVTLGLAVSAGGVVAPLLGWIAEARGLPWAQGAVALSAVAALALSFALPERGRGH; encoded by the coding sequence GTGTCGAACACCTCCGCCGGAACCGCGCCCGCGGCCGCCCCGGACGCCGCCCGCCGGCGCTCCGCCGTCGGCCTGCTGTCGCTCAGCCACCTCGTCGACGACATGTACCAGGGGGCGGTGCCCGCGCTGCTCCCGTTCTTCGTACTGCACCAGGGGTACGGCTACGCGGCGGCGACCGGCATCGTGTTCGCCGCGACCGTGCTCTCCTCGGTGGCCCAGCCGCTGTTCGGGATGGCCGCCGACCGGTGGCGGGTGCACTGGCCGGCGCCGGCCGGGCTGCTCCTGGCCGGCCTGGGCGTCGGCCTGTCCGGGCTGGGCGATTCCTACTGGTGGACGTGGACGGCGATCGCGCTGTCGGGGCTGGGGGTCGCCGCCTACCACCCGGTGGCGGCGAGCGCGGTGCGGGCGGTCGTCGGCCCGTCCGCGCAGGGGATGAGCTGGTTCGCGGTGGGCGGCAACATCGGCCTGGCGCTGGGCCCGGTGGCGGTGACGCCGGTGGTGCTCTCCTTCGGGCTGGCCGGGACGCCGCTGCTCGCGGTGCCCGCCCTGGTGATGGCGGGGGTGCTCGCGGCGCTGGGGCGGTCCGCCACCGGCCGGCGGGGGCGCGCGGCCGGCGGGCGCGGCGGCGGGGCGGGGCCGGCCGACGACTGGTCGGCGTTCGCCCGGCTGACCGGGGTGGTGGTGCTGCGCTCGGTGATGATGTTCGGCACCACGTCGCTGCTGGGCCTGTCGCTGATCGACCGGTTCGGGTTCGGCGAGGCGCAGGCCGGCTGGGCGCTGACCGGTTTCCTGGCGGTGGGCGCGGCCGCGACGGTGACCGGCGGCTGGATCGCCGACCGGTGGGCGCGGACCCGCGCGGTGCGGATCGGGTACGCGATCGCGCTGCCCTCCGCGGTGCTGCTCGCCGCCGCACCCGCGGCCTGGGCCGCGCTGCTCGCCGCGGCCGGGCTGGCCGCCGGGATCTTCCTGCCGTTCGCGGTGCAGACGACGCTGGGGCAGAGCTACCTGCCGACCCGGGTGGGCACCGCCTCGGGCGTCACCCTGGGGCTGGCCGTCTCGGCCGGCGGCGTGGTCGCCCCGCTGCTCGGCTGGATCGCCGAGGCCCGCGGCCTCCCCTGGGCGCAGGGCGCGGTCGCACTGTCGGCGGTGGCCGCCCTCGCGCTCTCCTTCGCCCTTCCGGAGCGGGGGCGCGGCCACTGA